The segment TCTCGAACGCCGGGCGCGCCTTCGAAAAATCAAACCGCCCGAGAAAGGCCGCCAGCGCCGCAAGCTCGCGGTGAAAGCTCTTCCCGCCGCCGTGCGTGCATTGTTCGGAACACCGTTCGGTTCCGTCCGGAGCCTCGACCGTATAAGCCATGTCGAGATTGCTGTATCCCGCCGCACCGGCCAGGAGCGCCAGATACGCCTCCTCCCGGTACGGACGGTTCGCGGAACCGCAGAAACCGGTCTCGTCATCGACGATCGGACGCTGCCGGTGCCAGTTCGCCAGCACGCATTCGGGGCGCATGTAGTGGAAGTTCAGAACGTCCGCTCCCGGAACACCGTCGAACGCGCACGACAACGTATTGTCGACATTCCAGGCGACCGGTTTGCCCGGCGCACACTCCCGGATCAGCTCGGCCAGCTCCTGCTGGAACCGGAGCACCGGCTCCATGCGGCGGACCATCCAGTACGGCTCGTTGATGAGTTCGACGATCACATTGTCGAACGGCTCAAGCTCGGCCAGCACCAGACGCACATACCGCTTCTGCTCTTCGGTCAGCGCCTCGAAAAACTCCCGGCGGTCAACCGCCGGGTCATGAAGCGGGGAATCCAGATAATTGCCCTCGTTGTAAAAGACGCAAAAGAGCGTGAGCTCGACCACGACCCCGGCCTCGTCGGCGGCGGTGAGGATCGCGCGCAGCCGTTCGACGTATTCCGGATGCAGCCGGGTCTTCTCCGGCCCGGCAAAGAGCGGGACCAGATTCTCCGCCCCCGGCGCCAGCGGATTCGAATCGAAACTGAAGTCGCTCGCGCGCTCGAAATAGCTGCCGGCGAACAGCCGGGTCTGATTGAAGCCGTTCTTCCGAAGCTCCCGGAAATAACGGACATAATCGAACGCGCGGTTGACCAGCGCGCCGTAATGCTCGGCCGAACTGATCAGAAGCCGCAGCTCCCCGTTGATCGTGAAATAGTGCGGATTCTCATGCGAAATACCAACGACCGTCTTCGACATCTCATCTCCCCGGAATTGAAAGCTCATCGACAAATAAACAAAATTACATTGTTGGGAAACATAGCATTCGTTCGGGAAAATTCAACTGTCCAAATTACGGTTCCGCACGTTCCCGCCGCGCCGCCGCCGCGGAGACGAAAAGCGCAATGTCACCGGTCACGCGGGAATCCACCGGCGCGGGAACGAAATACTCCTGCGGCTTCGCCTTTCCGATCCCCTTCTGCATCAGGTGGTTCAAATTCCCGTAGAAACGAAATGAGGCCGACGGACTGCCGCCGAGCGCCTGTTTCCAGCCGCTGAAGTCCTCTTCCGTCACCTGGTAATCCCGGCCGCCCTGCAGAAACAGCATCGGCCTGCCGACGAGCTTTGCATCGTCGAGCGGCACGTATTCGCTGAACTCCCGCCAGTAGCCGGCCGGAACGGAACGCTTCATTTCGCCGAGTCCGGCCGCAATCTCGAAGTCGGCGGCCGGCGTGCCCCGCAGCCCGATCAGATAACGGAACTGCTCCTCCAGCACCGTCTTCATCGGCCGGGACGGAGCCGCCATAAAGATGTATCCGGCCGGAATTGCGGTCGCCGCGGCGATGCGCGGCAGCAGCATCCCGCCGAGGCTGTGGCCGAGAACGAAAATCCGGCCCGGATCGATCCGCTCCTGCTTCGCGGCGAACTCGACCGCCAGCACCGCATCGTCGATGACCTCTTCGTCCAGGGAATAGTCGTTCAGCTTTGCGACCCGGGCTCCGTGCGCCCGTGTGCGCTTGTCGTACCGGAGCGTTGCGACGCCGGCGCGCTCGAGATCGCGGGCGATATCGCGGAACGGCCGGTTCGGCCCGAGCGTCTCGTCGCGGTCCTGCGGCCCGGAGCCGTGGACCAGAACCACCAGCGGAAACGGTCCGTTCCCGCCGTCCGGAACGGTCAGCGTCCCCTTGAGCGGCCATTCGGCGCCGAACCCGATCTCCCGCTCCTCCCCCGCGCAGAGAAACGCGCAAAACAGAAACGCGGCGAACAGCAGAATGCCGGATAACTTCATCAGATCAATCCCCTTTCCCGTAAGATAGCACCGGAAAGCGGAAAGTACAAACCGCCGTCCGCAGCTTCGGCGCGCTGTCTTTCTCCCCCGCTTCGATGAAATTCAGCTGTGCGTTCAGGTTTTGCAGTATACATACAATCCGAAGTACCTGCCGAGGCCGTTCCGGAGTACAAATCCGCTGCGGCAGGCAGGAAGAACGCGGTTCCGTGCGGCCGGTCCGGTACGCGACGGTTCCCACGGCGCCGGAACAGCCTCTCGCAGCGTACCGCCCGACAGACGGGCCCCAGGTACAGATCTGCTCTCATGCGCCGTTTCCCTCGCATAAAATGAGACGGGCGCCCGCCACTGGAAACGGCTGATCTCCCCCCCATCATTCCGCCTTCCATTTGCGGCCGGCATACACCGGAATCCGCTTTTTTCCGGCATTCTGCTTGCACCGGAAGCAAATGCGGATTATATTTCAAGCAGCGGGAAACACACTTTGGGGAAGGAGACACTTATGAAACCGCAACCTTATTTCTACTTTTCGACCAATCTGCTGGCCGGGCACTCGTGGAAATTCATGCTTGCGCAGGGAATCATTTCGATCCTGCTCGGCATTATTTTCGCGCTGAATTTCGGTTCCGCCCTGATCATCTTCGCCATCCTGCTCGGCATCATGCTGCTGGGCTGCGGCGTGCAGGGATTCGCGCTGATGGCGCTGAACCGGAAATTCAAGATCGGCTATGCGCTCTACTCGCTCTTCTGGTTCATCGCCGGCCTGTTCCTGGTGATCGATCCGCTCATGGGAGCAAGTTTTCTCATGATCGTGCTCGGCATCTGGTTCGTCCTGCATGCGATCGAGCTGTTCACGGCGGCGCTGGCAGACAAACTCCACCCGGTCGGCTTCCGCTGGCTGGTCGCGCTCAACGGACTTGTGACGCTGGCGTTCGGAATCCTGATTGCGACGAGTTCGATCGCGGCGATCGGATTTTTCAACCTGCTGTTCGCGTTTTTCCTGATCTTCTACGGAGCGATCACGATCGGTGTGGCGATGAGATTCCGCAGAATCGGCAAGGCGGCGAAGGCGGAAACAGCGGAGGAAACGGAATAACCATCCGGTAAAGCGGATGGGAATGAAAAGCGGGCCGGGGGGAAAACTCCGGCCTGCTTTTTTCTGCGGAATATGAGTTTTCACGCAAAAAAGAAGGAGAGAGGGGAGGAAAAGGGGTTGACAAAGGGGGATTGATGCGTCATAATATTAATATGTACCACAAGAGTGTCGCTGCAGGCTTTCCGAGTAAGGATCTACCCGATGACAAACCACGATTACACCCTTGAGCTGCTCGGAGAAAACCCGAAGTTCGAGCTCATTCTTCCCGTCGGCGAACAGATCGACCTCGAACTGATTCCCTGCGGCACGGCAGGCGGCCGTAAATCCGCCGATTGGCACCGGCTTATCGTCTCTGCGGCGGGGCAGTATTGT is part of the Victivallis lenta genome and harbors:
- a CDS encoding DUF308 domain-containing protein, with protein sequence MKPQPYFYFSTNLLAGHSWKFMLAQGIISILLGIIFALNFGSALIIFAILLGIMLLGCGVQGFALMALNRKFKIGYALYSLFWFIAGLFLVIDPLMGASFLMIVLGIWFVLHAIELFTAALADKLHPVGFRWLVALNGLVTLAFGILIATSSIAAIGFFNLLFAFFLIFYGAITIGVAMRFRRIGKAAKAETAEETE
- a CDS encoding alpha/beta hydrolase family protein: MKLSGILLFAAFLFCAFLCAGEEREIGFGAEWPLKGTLTVPDGGNGPFPLVVLVHGSGPQDRDETLGPNRPFRDIARDLERAGVATLRYDKRTRAHGARVAKLNDYSLDEEVIDDAVLAVEFAAKQERIDPGRIFVLGHSLGGMLLPRIAAATAIPAGYIFMAAPSRPMKTVLEEQFRYLIGLRGTPAADFEIAAGLGEMKRSVPAGYWREFSEYVPLDDAKLVGRPMLFLQGGRDYQVTEEDFSGWKQALGGSPSASFRFYGNLNHLMQKGIGKAKPQEYFVPAPVDSRVTGDIALFVSAAAARRERAEP